In Vallitalea okinawensis, a genomic segment contains:
- a CDS encoding PTS sugar transporter subunit IIC has translation MEILMGVVLLVLVLGVFSLFSLKAPKGSLAMSGLANAAIATFLVEAIHKYILGDFIGIQFLNETGSVAGGMGGVAAAALVALSMGVNPIFALVTAVAIADFGILPGFIVGYLMGWIAPYIEKKLPKGINIILGALILAPIARLVAVACDPFVTIILDTVGTTLMAATEQSPILMGFFLGGLIKMICTSPLSSMALTAMLGLTGLPMGIAAIACFGGTFTNGIIFKRLKLGDQGKVVSVMLEPLTQADIITSNPLPVYCSNFLGGGVSGIIAASLGIVNNAPGTAAPIPGMLAPFAFNDPVNVVIALALAAIAGSLAGIFGAQVFRLIKYKPVTPATSKA, from the coding sequence ATGGAAATATTAATGGGTGTTGTTTTACTTGTCTTAGTTTTAGGTGTTTTTTCATTATTTAGTCTAAAGGCACCAAAAGGTAGTCTAGCCATGTCAGGCCTAGCCAATGCTGCTATAGCTACCTTTCTTGTAGAAGCGATACATAAATATATTTTAGGTGATTTCATAGGTATTCAATTTTTAAACGAGACCGGAAGTGTTGCTGGTGGCATGGGTGGAGTTGCAGCAGCAGCCTTAGTAGCATTAAGTATGGGAGTAAACCCAATTTTTGCTTTGGTTACTGCAGTGGCTATCGCTGATTTTGGAATTCTACCAGGATTTATTGTAGGTTATTTAATGGGATGGATTGCACCTTATATAGAAAAGAAATTGCCTAAAGGTATCAATATCATCTTAGGTGCATTAATATTAGCACCTATTGCGCGTCTTGTTGCTGTAGCGTGTGATCCATTTGTTACAATTATATTGGATACAGTAGGTACAACTTTAATGGCTGCAACAGAACAATCACCTATTCTAATGGGCTTTTTCTTAGGTGGTTTGATTAAAATGATCTGTACCTCACCATTGAGTTCAATGGCATTAACAGCCATGTTAGGTCTAACAGGTTTACCTATGGGTATTGCGGCCATAGCCTGTTTCGGTGGTACATTTACAAACGGTATTATATTTAAGCGTTTAAAACTTGGAGATCAAGGAAAAGTAGTTTCAGTGATGCTTGAGCCGCTAACTCAGGCAGATATCATAACCTCTAATCCACTGCCTGTTTATTGCTCTAATTTCCTTGGAGGGGGGGTATCTGGAATCATTGCAGCCAGCTTAGGTATTGTTAATAATGCACCTGGGACTGCAGCACCTATTCCAGGAATGTTAGCACCATTTGCTTTCAATGATCCAGTAAATGTCGTCATAGCCTTAGCTTTAGCAGCAATTGCAGGTAGCTTAGCAGGCATATTTGGTGCTCAGGTCTTTAGATTGATTAAATATAAACCTGTTACCCCTGCTACCAGCAAGGCATAA
- a CDS encoding Gfo/Idh/MocA family protein, with the protein MKQVTAIVIGAGDRGNIYAKYALTHSKDIKIVAVAEPDQEKRTQMMEAHNISKENVFESWEELLAQPKLADAAIIATLDKDHYEPTKLALEKDYHILLEKPLSNNAKECVLLGELAKEYPHKVFSVCHVLRYTKFFSKLKELVDRRVIGDIMTINHNEYVGRIHQSHSFVRGNWGNSKRESPMILQKCCHDLDILLWLVGANCVKVSSFGSLDYFTGKYAPEGAPKRCLDGCPAGNECAYNAEKIYLSDNVGWPVSVISPDTSYEARKKALEEGPYGMCVYQTDNDVVDHQIVNMSFDNNVTASLTMTAFCKDSGRHIKIMGTHGEITGDFDYNEIRIKHFPSNDEELIKLTNDLAGHGGGDTGLMKDFVELVRNDGKLKGKTEASISVQSHIMAFAAEESRVTDRVLKIEDFVEEVKNK; encoded by the coding sequence ATGAAACAAGTGACAGCGATAGTTATCGGAGCAGGAGATAGAGGAAACATCTATGCCAAGTATGCTTTAACACATTCTAAGGATATAAAAATAGTAGCAGTAGCAGAACCAGATCAAGAAAAAAGAACGCAAATGATGGAAGCACATAACATCTCTAAAGAGAATGTTTTTGAAAGTTGGGAAGAGTTATTAGCTCAACCTAAATTAGCAGATGCGGCTATCATTGCAACCCTTGATAAAGATCATTATGAGCCAACTAAACTTGCTTTGGAGAAGGACTACCATATATTACTTGAGAAGCCTTTATCTAATAATGCTAAGGAATGCGTATTACTAGGTGAGTTAGCAAAAGAATATCCTCACAAAGTATTTTCAGTATGCCATGTCCTTCGTTATACCAAGTTCTTCTCAAAACTTAAGGAACTAGTCGACCGTCGTGTGATTGGTGATATCATGACTATTAATCATAATGAATATGTTGGACGTATACATCAGTCACATAGTTTTGTCAGAGGGAATTGGGGTAACTCTAAAAGAGAAAGCCCAATGATTTTACAAAAATGTTGCCACGATTTAGACATTCTTCTTTGGCTTGTAGGAGCCAATTGTGTAAAAGTTTCTTCTTTTGGTTCTTTAGATTATTTTACTGGGAAGTATGCACCTGAAGGAGCTCCTAAACGTTGTCTTGATGGATGCCCAGCAGGTAATGAATGTGCTTACAATGCTGAAAAGATATACTTATCAGATAATGTTGGTTGGCCTGTATCCGTCATATCTCCAGACACAAGTTATGAGGCACGTAAGAAAGCACTAGAAGAAGGTCCTTACGGTATGTGTGTCTATCAAACAGATAATGATGTTGTGGATCATCAAATCGTTAATATGAGTTTTGATAATAACGTTACAGCAAGCTTAACAATGACTGCCTTCTGCAAAGATAGTGGACGTCACATTAAGATCATGGGAACGCATGGAGAAATTACAGGGGATTTTGATTACAACGAAATTCGTATCAAGCATTTTCCATCTAATGATGAAGAACTTATAAAGTTAACGAATGATTTAGCTGGTCATGGTGGTGGCGATACTGGTTTAATGAAAGACTTTGTTGAGTTAGTTAGAAATGATGGCAAACTTAAAGGTAAGACAGAAGCATCCATATCCGTTCAAAGTCACATTATGGCATTTGCGGCAGAAGAATCTAGAGTTACCGATCGCGTACTTAAGATAGAAGACTTCGTCGAGGAAGTAAAAAATAAATAA
- a CDS encoding metallophosphoesterase family protein, with amino-acid sequence MVDNGITFVHTGDVHIGSPFTGLPLHVASKRRQEIMSSFLHILDFVKEKKVNYLFIAGDLFENDYVTTNDLQQINEAFRQLVDTHICMIAGNHDPILGDKSFYNRVSWGENVHLFTKDKESIYFEDHETTVYGHSWYEKYVQHDAIKSIHKRNQQGHHILLAHGDAYTKSNYLPLDIRSLKDKNFDYVALGHIHRPAFITDEICYCGSPEALNFGEGHEHGFIAGEIMDHIIYKKFIPIAKRHYKKVEVRVQPNAFEADIINDIRQSINNHDLFRIILKGQADFRRLIDISYIQQQVSEEVFYSEIIDERDTLLDFDSIEKEHSHTIIGDFIQQMKAEGLDDPVNKRALEIGLELLLNEKGVDL; translated from the coding sequence TTGGTCGACAATGGGATAACCTTTGTACATACAGGTGACGTACATATTGGAAGTCCATTCACAGGATTACCATTGCATGTTGCTTCAAAAAGAAGACAAGAAATTATGAGCAGCTTTTTACATATATTAGACTTTGTTAAAGAGAAAAAAGTAAATTACCTATTCATAGCAGGAGATCTTTTTGAAAATGACTATGTTACTACTAATGATCTGCAACAAATTAATGAAGCCTTTCGACAATTAGTGGATACACATATTTGCATGATAGCAGGTAATCATGATCCAATACTTGGTGATAAATCCTTCTATAATCGTGTATCATGGGGAGAAAATGTTCATCTTTTTACGAAGGATAAGGAATCTATTTATTTTGAGGATCATGAGACCACAGTTTATGGTCATAGTTGGTATGAAAAATACGTTCAACATGATGCAATCAAGTCGATTCATAAGCGAAATCAACAAGGTCATCATATACTACTAGCCCATGGTGATGCCTATACAAAAAGCAATTATCTTCCATTGGATATAAGATCCCTTAAGGATAAAAACTTTGATTATGTGGCCTTAGGTCACATACATCGACCTGCTTTTATTACAGATGAAATCTGCTATTGTGGGAGTCCAGAAGCTTTAAATTTTGGAGAGGGTCATGAACACGGTTTTATTGCTGGGGAGATAATGGATCATATTATTTACAAGAAGTTTATACCCATAGCAAAACGTCATTATAAAAAAGTTGAGGTAAGGGTACAACCCAACGCTTTTGAAGCAGATATCATTAATGATATAAGGCAATCTATCAATAATCACGATCTTTTTAGAATCATCCTAAAAGGACAAGCAGACTTTAGACGTTTGATTGATATAAGCTATATCCAACAGCAAGTTAGTGAAGAAGTATTTTATTCAGAGATTATTGATGAGCGAGATACGTTACTAGACTTTGACAGTATTGAAAAGGAACACAGCCACACTATTATAGGTGACTTTATTCAACAGATGAAGGCTGAAGGATTAGATGACCCTGTCAATAAAAGAGCATTGGAGATAGGTTTAGAGTTACTTCTTAACGAAAAAGGGGTGGATCTATGA
- the fni gene encoding type 2 isopentenyl-diphosphate Delta-isomerase — MSRANRKKDHIRIFEACEFGNRGIDYFEQMKLSHNALPEIDFNDIDTSTVFLDKKIGYPIMINAITGGIEEVYKMNRDLAKVAKRFNIPMAVGSQSIAVKNKGDKTSFQVVREVMGDGVVIANIGAGQSYEHVYEAVHMIEADAIQLHINVAQEIIMPEGDRSFKGVIEHIARLKERLDCPIIVKEVGFGISGEVAKRLQDVGIEYIDVSGKGGTNFIEIEDQRNNKKIYEDFYEWGIPTPVCIHQCRQEASNLKLIASGGIQKADHIFKSLVLGSHIVGMSGRVLDEYLKNGLHQTESFIEDLLHKFKIFMLLTGCCDISKIQYVPYHWEKMLLEK, encoded by the coding sequence ATGAGTAGAGCAAATAGAAAGAAGGATCACATTAGGATTTTTGAAGCATGTGAATTTGGTAATAGAGGAATCGATTATTTTGAGCAAATGAAGTTATCCCATAATGCATTACCTGAAATAGATTTTAATGACATTGATACATCTACAGTATTCCTTGATAAAAAAATTGGTTATCCAATAATGATTAATGCTATTACGGGTGGAATTGAAGAAGTTTACAAAATGAATAGAGACTTAGCTAAGGTGGCAAAAAGATTTAACATTCCCATGGCTGTTGGATCTCAATCCATAGCTGTTAAGAATAAAGGAGATAAGACAAGTTTTCAAGTTGTTCGTGAAGTCATGGGAGATGGTGTTGTTATTGCCAATATCGGTGCAGGTCAATCATATGAGCATGTTTATGAAGCAGTTCATATGATAGAGGCTGACGCTATCCAACTCCACATCAATGTTGCTCAGGAAATTATCATGCCAGAAGGTGACCGTTCATTTAAGGGGGTAATAGAACATATTGCTCGTTTAAAGGAGCGTTTAGATTGTCCTATAATCGTCAAAGAAGTTGGATTTGGCATATCTGGTGAAGTGGCAAAGAGACTTCAAGATGTTGGCATAGAATATATTGACGTCAGTGGAAAAGGTGGAACCAATTTCATCGAAATAGAAGATCAAAGAAACAACAAAAAAATTTATGAAGACTTTTATGAGTGGGGTATACCTACTCCAGTATGTATACATCAATGTCGACAGGAAGCATCGAATTTAAAACTCATTGCTAGTGGTGGTATTCAAAAAGCTGATCATATTTTTAAGTCGCTAGTATTAGGAAGCCATATCGTTGGTATGAGTGGTAGAGTATTGGACGAGTATTTAAAGAATGGTTTACACCAAACAGAGAGTTTTATTGAAGATTTATTGCATAAATTTAAAATTTTTATGTTGTTGACAGGATGTTGTGATATAAGTAAAATTCAGTATGTTCCCTATCACTGGGAGAAGATGTTATTGGAAAAATAA
- a CDS encoding AraC family transcriptional regulator, translating to MLKLESYIEIDTLMTFYYFDFAKNYVFKGEKHNFWEMVYVDKGVLEVMADTKHYVLNAGQMIFHKPNEFHSLWANGEVAPNVVVVSFVSHSDIMKTFEKKILQLNTEQKELYKKFIKIARGHLNKHHELIEDNPVIRQMLKMSLEAFLLEMMQNQDERKLPESLPTKERMEKDIVDHIIEYIRKNYNINLCLQDIAGYTNLSTSYIKALFKRRMNISLMRYYRQVRIEKAKELMRESSMSFTEIADKLGYASVHYFSKQFKDITGMTPTEYSKSMVNY from the coding sequence ATGCTGAAGTTAGAAAGCTATATTGAGATAGATACATTAATGACCTTCTATTATTTTGATTTTGCTAAGAATTATGTTTTTAAAGGTGAAAAACATAATTTTTGGGAAATGGTATATGTAGATAAGGGTGTTCTTGAAGTTATGGCTGATACGAAACATTATGTTCTAAATGCAGGTCAAATGATTTTTCATAAGCCCAATGAATTTCATAGTTTATGGGCTAATGGTGAAGTTGCGCCTAATGTTGTAGTTGTATCATTCGTAAGTCATTCAGATATAATGAAGACTTTTGAAAAAAAGATACTTCAATTAAATACTGAACAGAAGGAACTGTATAAAAAATTTATCAAAATAGCTAGAGGGCATTTAAATAAACATCATGAATTAATTGAGGACAATCCAGTAATAAGACAAATGCTTAAAATGAGCTTGGAAGCCTTTTTGTTAGAAATGATGCAAAATCAAGATGAAAGAAAATTGCCAGAATCCCTTCCCACAAAAGAAAGAATGGAAAAAGATATTGTTGATCATATTATTGAGTACATTAGAAAGAACTACAATATAAATCTATGCCTTCAAGATATTGCGGGGTACACTAACTTAAGTACATCATATATTAAAGCACTATTTAAACGACGTATGAATATAAGCTTAATGCGTTATTATAGACAGGTTAGAATTGAAAAAGCAAAAGAATTAATGAGAGAATCTTCAATGAGTTTCACTGAGATAGCAGATAAACTGGGATATGCATCTGTTCATTACTTCTCCAAGCAATTTAAAGATATAACAGGAATGACACCAACAGAATACTCTAAATCAATGGTTAATTATTAG
- a CDS encoding HD domain-containing protein has translation MSKLLIEDAKKQNEFQGRFMIFKNLNDNGERLIAIIGNDTGDMKVNINPYKKDLNVGDVIEAKAVNDRGIEINTYKKVEDVDVDDFLPSLPAEDLDRYVKELDELTQSSIHSEEGKQLNTYFFDNPAFMEKFQKGIGGLVQHHNYLGGLVEHTLNVMYLTKVYAERYHVKHKELAILAAKLHDIGKIVEYDTNGPFTVTMRGDMEGHIVIGLSMLEKAFEAGGALYSDEFKDRLRGIIVQHHGKVEYGSPKSANTPEAYIVNLADQADAVMNKIEKIKKETKEGTWSEYDRRIGTRLLF, from the coding sequence ATGAGTAAATTATTAATAGAAGATGCGAAAAAGCAAAATGAGTTTCAGGGTAGATTCATGATTTTTAAAAACTTAAATGATAATGGAGAGCGACTGATAGCCATTATTGGGAATGATACCGGTGATATGAAGGTCAATATAAACCCTTACAAAAAAGATCTTAATGTTGGTGATGTTATAGAAGCTAAGGCAGTCAATGACAGAGGTATTGAAATCAATACCTATAAAAAAGTAGAAGATGTAGATGTGGATGACTTTCTTCCATCACTGCCAGCTGAAGATCTTGACCGATATGTTAAGGAACTCGATGAACTAACTCAATCAAGTATTCACTCCGAAGAAGGGAAGCAGTTGAATACTTATTTTTTTGATAATCCTGCATTTATGGAGAAGTTTCAAAAAGGCATAGGGGGATTGGTTCAACATCATAATTACCTTGGTGGTTTGGTAGAACATACATTAAACGTTATGTACTTAACTAAGGTTTATGCTGAACGTTATCATGTAAAACATAAAGAGTTAGCTATTTTAGCAGCTAAACTTCACGATATTGGTAAAATTGTAGAGTACGATACAAATGGTCCTTTTACAGTAACCATGCGTGGTGATATGGAAGGTCATATTGTTATTGGATTATCCATGCTTGAAAAAGCTTTTGAAGCAGGAGGAGCATTATATTCAGATGAGTTTAAAGATAGACTCAGAGGAATTATTGTTCAACACCATGGTAAAGTGGAGTATGGTTCTCCTAAATCAGCAAACACGCCAGAGGCTTATATTGTTAATCTAGCTGATCAAGCTGATGCAGTTATGAATAAAATAGAAAAAATCAAAAAAGAAACAAAAGAAGGTACATGGTCAGAATATGACAGAAGAATTGGTACACGTCTATTATTCTAG
- the ftsH gene encoding ATP-dependent zinc metalloprotease FtsH, giving the protein MKYIKNNKIIITIMSALILAILVVLITMNTDQQVNLSYNEFLDKVEQNLVGEVITSDAQDIKVKLNGEEDITYIVPNPRSEDFKEFLLINGVKVVESETSSQIQLIQAILFIGLFLGIFYFVYKQMGQNQQGNKMKMDFKAINASSITFEDIAGNVEAKESVKDIIDFLIKPEKYAKYGARMPRGVIFYGPPGTGKTLMAKAIAGEADVPFFSVSGSDFVQMYVGVGASRIRELFKKAREHGKAVIFIDEIDALGKKRTAGAAGGNDERDQTLNALLTEMSGFRDSEGIVVIAATNRLDILDSALLRPGRFDRQVEIGLPDIKARESILSLHIRNKPLSEQINLEKLAKQTVYFSGAMLENLLNEAAIFAAKDGSRFIEMNHIDKAFYTVVAGAEKQDRSMIDEHDRHITAYHEAGHALMTKLVAPRNSVTKVTIIPSAKGAGGFSMNIPPDKMYYSKKDMKSQVMISLAGRAAEEIIFGEDEITTGASNDIEKATSIISDYVHKYGMSEKLGLLNMKLLNQGSESNAVAECRVLMNELYHDTRELLIENKYYLTNLAKALLEKETLSEDDIEMILAGEELINTEQMDFSDADDFRQTELNGELI; this is encoded by the coding sequence TTGAAGTATATTAAAAATAATAAAATAATAATTACAATTATGTCGGCTTTAATCCTTGCCATATTGGTGGTATTAATAACAATGAATACAGATCAACAAGTTAATTTAAGTTATAATGAATTTTTAGATAAAGTGGAACAAAATTTAGTTGGTGAAGTTATAACATCCGACGCTCAAGATATAAAAGTTAAACTCAATGGGGAAGAAGACATAACTTATATAGTTCCAAACCCTAGAAGTGAAGACTTCAAAGAATTTCTACTTATAAACGGGGTAAAGGTAGTAGAATCTGAAACATCTTCACAAATCCAACTCATTCAGGCTATCCTTTTCATTGGACTTTTTCTAGGGATATTCTATTTCGTATATAAACAAATGGGTCAGAATCAACAAGGTAATAAAATGAAGATGGATTTTAAAGCTATTAATGCCAGTAGCATAACTTTTGAAGATATTGCAGGTAATGTAGAAGCTAAAGAATCCGTTAAGGATATCATAGATTTTCTCATTAAACCTGAGAAGTATGCTAAATATGGAGCTAGAATGCCACGAGGGGTTATCTTTTACGGTCCTCCTGGAACTGGTAAAACTCTCATGGCTAAAGCTATAGCAGGTGAAGCCGACGTACCATTTTTCTCCGTATCAGGATCTGACTTTGTCCAAATGTATGTAGGTGTAGGGGCAAGCAGGATCAGAGAGCTCTTTAAAAAAGCAAGAGAACATGGTAAAGCAGTTATTTTCATTGATGAAATTGATGCGCTTGGTAAGAAAAGAACAGCAGGAGCAGCAGGTGGTAACGATGAACGTGACCAAACACTGAATGCTCTTCTAACTGAAATGTCAGGTTTCAGGGATAGTGAAGGGATTGTAGTTATTGCTGCAACCAATCGATTGGACATATTGGATTCAGCCTTGTTAAGACCAGGACGATTTGATCGTCAAGTTGAAATTGGTTTACCGGATATAAAAGCGAGGGAGAGCATTTTAAGTCTACACATTCGTAATAAACCTTTAAGTGAACAAATTAATCTAGAAAAATTAGCAAAACAAACGGTGTATTTTAGCGGTGCTATGCTGGAAAACTTACTCAATGAAGCAGCAATTTTTGCAGCAAAAGATGGTAGTAGATTTATAGAAATGAATCATATCGACAAAGCATTTTATACAGTAGTAGCAGGCGCTGAAAAGCAGGATAGAAGTATGATCGATGAGCATGATAGACATATTACAGCTTATCATGAAGCAGGTCATGCACTAATGACTAAACTGGTAGCACCACGTAATTCCGTGACAAAGGTAACCATCATCCCTAGTGCCAAGGGAGCAGGTGGCTTTAGTATGAATATTCCTCCTGACAAGATGTATTACTCAAAAAAAGATATGAAAAGTCAAGTTATGATTAGCTTAGCTGGTAGAGCTGCTGAAGAGATTATCTTTGGAGAAGACGAAATAACAACTGGTGCTAGTAACGATATTGAAAAAGCAACGAGTATCATCAGTGATTATGTTCACAAATATGGAATGAGTGAGAAACTAGGTTTATTGAATATGAAACTACTCAATCAGGGTAGTGAGTCAAATGCAGTCGCTGAGTGCAGAGTGCTCATGAATGAGCTTTACCATGATACAAGGGAATTGCTTATTGAAAATAAGTATTACCTTACTAATCTAGCTAAAGCTTTATTAGAAAAAGAGACTCTTTCAGAAGATGACATCGAGATGATTTTAGCTGGGGAAGAGCTGATAAATACTGAACAGATGGATTTTTCTGATGCTGATGACTTTCGACAAACTGAATTAAACGGAGAGTTGATTTAG
- a CDS encoding ATP-binding protein: protein MIIKTLRLKSFGKYKEKNIDLKPGINLIYGENESGKTTLQRFIKGIFFGFYKPYIKKRSYTSDYEQYKPWNADSYKGSIIIEESKPYRIERDFSKYHEEIKVMDMSTGEDITGQCVYDKRTKAYLPLSLVGDISEHYFKNILNIQQLHLKPEKKFSEELKDYYQSLNQTDASDMSINGVIQALESKVHDLGSETRKKSPIGQITEQINQLKLERHRWFEKKELNNELTERIQELQIKELDIHKTISEQQYHRSEQQKVINEEKEAKILRIQREIENLEEKLDTYKYYEHLSEKSLNQAYELYKESKALKKEREDLKVLKDKTMIQESSITEKKANRAPLMIGIVPLCVCIWSMYLALMGQTIYYIFSVICGFLTIGSVLLYKRSSTNKHVGDQQKAIMGIRQRILEVDKALIELDNRRMGLPLLVEGEEEYFTVRDGINEFIQTKKRLQEKKEWLHLIDEEMPKGGSIPIDPSILKEEESIKIELSRLSERQQLVFEGIRHLAEIEKELHEKEQRLEEHVREKQATEKAKVVLEELCSRMNEDYQVLLKEKLSTKLGLLTDGKYRNIKVDEELNLRVFDEEEDKIVEVERLSSGTKDLMYLALRLSMMEILSIKAPLILDDSFIQFDEQRLNAMLKLLNKLSQEYQIILFTCHNREREILKNLNISFNYITL, encoded by the coding sequence ATGATCATTAAAACCTTAAGACTAAAAAGCTTTGGCAAGTATAAGGAAAAAAATATTGATTTAAAGCCAGGTATAAACCTTATATATGGAGAGAATGAATCAGGTAAGACAACTCTCCAACGTTTTATTAAGGGGATTTTCTTTGGTTTCTATAAACCATACATAAAAAAAAGAAGTTACACATCTGACTATGAACAGTATAAACCATGGAATGCTGATAGTTATAAAGGAAGTATTATCATAGAAGAAAGTAAACCCTATCGTATTGAAAGAGATTTCTCTAAATATCATGAAGAAATTAAAGTTATGGATATGTCGACAGGTGAAGATATAACAGGACAATGTGTCTACGATAAGCGTACCAAAGCCTATTTACCTTTAAGTTTAGTAGGTGATATCAGTGAGCATTATTTTAAAAATATCTTGAATATACAGCAACTTCATTTAAAGCCTGAGAAAAAGTTTAGTGAAGAGTTAAAAGATTATTATCAAAGTCTTAATCAAACTGATGCTAGCGACATGTCCATTAACGGAGTCATACAAGCCTTAGAGAGTAAAGTACATGATTTAGGTTCAGAAACAAGAAAGAAAAGTCCTATCGGTCAAATAACAGAGCAAATTAATCAACTTAAATTAGAACGACATCGATGGTTTGAGAAAAAAGAATTAAATAATGAATTAACAGAACGTATCCAGGAATTACAGATAAAAGAGTTGGATATTCATAAGACCATTAGTGAGCAGCAGTATCATAGATCTGAGCAGCAAAAAGTAATTAATGAAGAGAAAGAAGCTAAAATCCTTAGAATTCAAAGAGAAATTGAAAATCTTGAAGAAAAGTTAGATACTTATAAGTATTACGAGCATCTTTCTGAAAAGTCATTGAATCAGGCTTATGAGCTCTATAAGGAAAGTAAGGCTTTAAAAAAAGAGCGTGAGGACCTAAAGGTTTTAAAAGATAAAACTATGATTCAAGAATCGTCTATTACAGAGAAGAAGGCTAATAGAGCACCTTTAATGATTGGCATAGTACCGCTATGTGTCTGTATATGGAGTATGTATTTAGCTTTAATGGGGCAGACAATTTATTATATTTTTTCAGTGATATGTGGATTCCTTACAATTGGTTCTGTTCTCCTTTATAAGAGGTCGAGCACAAATAAACATGTTGGGGATCAACAGAAAGCTATAATGGGTATCCGCCAAAGAATATTGGAGGTAGACAAAGCACTCATAGAATTGGATAATCGACGCATGGGTTTACCCCTCTTAGTGGAGGGAGAAGAGGAATATTTTACTGTAAGAGATGGTATCAATGAGTTCATACAGACTAAAAAACGCCTACAAGAAAAAAAAGAATGGCTTCATCTCATTGATGAAGAAATGCCAAAGGGAGGTTCTATTCCTATTGATCCATCCATCTTGAAGGAAGAAGAGTCTATCAAGATAGAATTAAGTCGTTTATCGGAACGCCAACAATTGGTCTTTGAAGGTATAAGGCATTTAGCTGAAATAGAAAAAGAACTTCATGAAAAAGAGCAAAGATTGGAGGAACATGTAAGAGAAAAGCAAGCGACAGAAAAAGCTAAAGTGGTTTTAGAAGAACTATGTTCTCGAATGAATGAGGATTATCAAGTCCTTCTAAAAGAAAAGTTATCCACAAAACTAGGGCTACTTACAGATGGCAAGTATCGAAATATTAAGGTAGATGAGGAGTTAAATCTTAGAGTTTTTGATGAAGAAGAGGATAAAATTGTTGAGGTTGAACGGTTAAGCTCCGGGACAAAAGATTTAATGTATTTGGCGCTGAGGCTTAGTATGATGGAAATCCTATCGATAAAAGCTCCTCTTATCTTGGATGATAGTTTTATCCAATTTGATGAACAACGGCTAAACGCCATGTTAAAGTTGTTAAACAAACTTTCACAAGAGTATCAAATTATACTTTTTACGTGCCATAATAGAGAAAGAGAAATACTTAAAAATTTAAATATTTCATTTAACTACATTACTTTATAG